The genomic window ggatggttttgtggttTTTAAGATGGCACAGTTgagtgaaacatttatcacattcagaacatttaaatggtttctcgcCTGTATGGACGGTTTCATGTCTTTTAAGAAGTAACATCTGTGAGAAACATCTATCACAttctgaacatttaaatggtttctcaccagtgtgcatTCTTTTGTGGTTTTTAAGAGTGGAGAGATGagcaaaacatttatcacattcagaacatttaaatggtttctcaccagtgtgcatTCTTTTGTGGACATTGAGATTGGACATTTGtgcgaaacatttatcacattcagaacatttaaattgtttctcaccagtgtgcatTCTTTTGTGGTTTTTGAGATCTGACATTTGtgcgaaacatttatcacattcagaacatttaaacgGTTTCTCACGAGTATGGACGGTTTTGTGGCTTTTAAGAGTGGAGAGctgagcaaaacatttttcacattcagaacatttaaatggtttctcaccagtgtgaatTCTTTTGTGGACATTGAGATTGGACATTAGCGCGAAacctttatcacattcagaacatttaaatggtttctcaccagtgtgcatTGTTTTGTGGTTTTTAAGAGTGGAGATATGagcaaaacatttatcacattcagaacatttaaaacgtttctcaccagtgtgcatTCTTTTGTGGACATTGAGATTGGACATTAGCGCGAAacctttatcacattcagaacatttaaatggtttctcaccagtgtgcatTCTTTTGTGGACATTGAGATGGGACATTTGtgcgaaacatttatcacattcagaacatttaaattgtttctcaccagtgtgcatTCTTTTGTGGTTTTTGAGATCTGACATTTGtgcgaaacatttatcacattcagaacatttaaattgtTTCTCACCTGTATGGATGGTTGTGTGGTTTTTAAGACTGGATTTTTTAGCAAAACATTTattacattcagaacatttaaatggtttctcacctgtatggATGGTTGTGTGGTTTTTATGACTAGATTGTTTAGCAAAACATTTattacattcagaacatttacATGGTTTGGTACCTGTGTGAATATTTGTGTGTTTTCCTAAACTACATTTCTGACATAAATCTTTATCACATTCAGCCCATATGAATGACTTCTCTCTCTTGGGATTTCTCTGATGAactttacatttttcacattgaGAACACTTACAAGGTTGGTCTTGTCTGTGAATTTTTTTGTGTTCTCTCAGGTTTGATTTCTCAGTAAACCTCTCCTCACATTCAGGGCACTGAAATGGTCTTTCTCCAGAGTGAATTCTTACATGTGCTTCCATCTCAGCTTGGAAGAAAAAGCATTGTTCACACTGAGTGCATTTTAATGGTTTCTTTTGTAGGTGATCTTTTGCATGTGTTGTAAGTTTTGTATTCATAGGGGTCCTTACCTCTTCTTCAGAACCTGTAAatgttgttttttcctttttctgatatTGTTGGATAAATGTGTGACTTGTCCTCTCAGGAAACTTGTTCCCACATTCAAAAATTTCTTGCTGTTTAACAGATTGTGAGTTTGTGGTGAAGTTTTCTGAAGTGTCAGCACTTTGAAATGGAGTCTCTCCTTCACTGAGTCTCTGAGTTTCTACAAGACTGGGGCAGAGGTTGAAATTTCTTCCTCGTTCAGAACATGCATATGGACTCGCTCCTTTCTGGACTACTTCTTTCCCCCTGGGTGATGTTACTCTACTGATACCTCCTGGAAACTCAGCTGAAGGTGCTAGGCTGTCTCTGGAggggtctctctctttccattcctCCGTCTGCTGCCCATCACACATTCTCTGCCTCTCACTGTTATTACTGAGTCCATCTTCTGGTGGATAAAAGCAAGAGTATGATTACTAAATTTACAAAAATGGAGGGAGACGTATTTGAACTAGCTGGAGACATAtttgaactagctggaaaagtacgtaaccttagaataataatggaccctgaaatcaatctaaaacagtacatatcactaaaagtaaaggaaggatacgcaaaactcatggtactcagaaaactaaaaccactactaactcaaaatgatttccgaacaactctacaggcactaattttctccagcacggattactgtaatgccctgctgctaggactaccaaatactacgttaagaccacttcaaatacttcagaacacagcagctagaatactaaccggaaaaaggaggagggaccacgaAACCCTAacagaactacattggttaccgattgaacacagaattaaatacaaaaccctatgtaccatccataaactaattcatgatgagaaatcagactggctaaacacagcattatgggtacacgtcccacacagaaatcttcgatcagcaaataaagcactcctaaccatcccttcagttaaaacagcaagactaacccaagtgagggaaagggccttatcattagcaggacccacaatttggaacacaatgcctccagagatcagattacaaagtgatctcaaggcatttaagaaaagttttaaaacgtggctttttaaacaggcattttacaaggagacgggagaatacaaattattcaggaataagcagataagcaccgacacacagtacttaggacaacacagtagagtagtctatgaaccccacatcacatcTAGCacattgataacactatgtatgataaatttacccgtaaaagtactttcagtaaactcggtcatgacccacttctctaaaaattattttgtctaatgatatattgtaaccgaacctttgatggcacctgttagaatgtactatagtacacttttacctacattaaatatgtgcctacatgtaaaccattgcgatggtatataacttagcgatggtatagaaaagatttaaaataaataagtaaataaaatactgGGAGATAGCTCCATCTAATCACTGAACGTCATTAGGGTGACTATGGATCCCTATCATATATAATAGAGCCTGGTGCTGCTTGCAGACAGGTACAGGTGGGCAGCAGCACATGAACAGAGGGGAACAGACCacgtctcatctcatcctgctggttCTGTGCCTCTCATCCTCACCTCAGTCTCTGCACTGATTGCAGTCACTCACCAAAAACTCTGCCACGCCCTGCTGGAGACCTGGGATTCAGAACCCGGGTCCTGAACCTCAGATCTCTCAGCTTAAAGTAACTGAATTCTAATGACTTAGTAATGAGAATTTAACTGAGAGCCAacattaaaattcaccttctatGTGGAACGTTTGAAATTCTCATAAGCCAAAGACTGAGTGTCAATTCCCATTGAATGACCAAACTAAAAAGGTGAATAAAGATTCAATCACAAATCTTACACAATTTACTGCAGTTTTTAGCGACCATCACAACAGGCTCTGCCAGTCAATAGACCTtcatctgccttatatttaatcagtGGTCGCAGTGACAAtgcaaactttttatatttttatcttaAAATGCAAATAAGACACATCTGCTTGTctcttttcttcttaaatatcacaaaaaaatccaGACACAGGCTGTGTTTCGAAGCGGAGTCTGCATGGGGGGAAAATCACACAGGAAATCTCATAAGCGGTGATCCACGTCCTCATTCCTCCTTACATTCAGCTGCATTGGCTCTGCCGGCATTTTAAACTCTCGGTGCCAATTTTTAACTTATTGCAAATAGAGGAAGTTACAAAGAGGCCACTgcttaaatataaggcagatgaAGGTCTATTGACTGGCAGAGCCTATTGTGATGGTCGCTAAAAACTGCAATAATTTGTGTAAGATTTGTGATTGAATCTTTATTCCCCTTTTTACTTAGGTCAGTGAGAAATACTCCACAGCAcccaggaagaaagagagaaatgatggcagaaaaggaccaaatgctccacccagtctgcccagcaagcttacgccagtatctgccgcaccgtgcaggttacccccatgcttatcagtttcccagactgtaaatgtcagggccctcggatgctgtttgaatcgaaTTTCCTTTAACcagtgccgttgaagcagagagcaaggatggagctgcattaacagtgtcaaggcttaattgttaagggtagcaactgccgcaccagcaagttacccccagttacccccatgcgctcttttcctcacttccatcctcgagcctttagggaCCCGCAGTGCTTATCCCTTGCCCCTCTGACATCTTTCACTGtttctgtcttcaccacctcctccggaagggccttccaggcctccaccagcctctccatgaagaaatatttcctgacgttggctctgagtcgtcctccctggagattcactacctgacccctagttctactgatttctttccaaagtgaaaggtttgtcgttgattgTGCATCGTTCaaacctctcaggtatctgaagctctgtatcctatccccctgctcctccaggtttatacatatttaggtccctcagcctctcctcataggtcttctcatacagacgggctccagaactgagcacagtactccaggtgaggcctcaccaaggccctgtacaaggggactatcacctcctttttcttactcgatattcctctctctgggCAGCCCAGCAGCCCTCTGGCTTTACCTATCGCCTCGTCACATTGCCTCGCCGCCTTCACATCACCAGACACAATCTccccaagatccctttcttgctccatgcacaacaggctttcacccccatcacatcttttggatttccacactccAGATTCATGGCTCTGCACTGCTTGGCTGCCTTATCTTCGACCACCGTTcaggcttccttaaatcccgtctctttctctctacctccttccggcgtgtccactctgttgcagatcttagtatcatccgcaaacagacagaACTTACCTTCtctcccgtccgcaatgtcgctcacaaagatactgaacagaatctGTCCCACAACCCATCCCTGGGGCAGGCcccttaacaccgctctctcatCAGAGCagcttccatttaccatcacccactGCCTCCTGTCcctcaaccagtttgtaatccacgtcaccaccttggcgctcactcccaagcttctcattttgttcacgagtctcctatgcGGGAGCGCATCGAAAGCTTTAAAGTGTTGTGTTAGGAAGGAATATTTTGCTCACCGCTCTTGGTCTCCGTCTCCTCCCCGCCCATTCTCAGGATCTCTGCTGTAGGGTCAGGACTGGGACCTTGGCTGCCTGCTAGAGAATGAGATTGTGCCTTCAGCTTTTAAACAGTCTGGGATATTGACCTAAGAAAGGCAAAACCTGAACTGCCAATCGGTTTTCTcagcattaagtgcacttacgtgggtaaatggctttaggAAATTCCTAGGACGCTCTGTTACATTTGCACGCGTAACTCCTTTCATAATTCTCCTGCTGGGGTCCCACAATCTCACGAGGATGGAAACCGTTTCCTGtgcaatccccctccctccctcctgctgctcCCCCTGCCTTCCTCCCTCTTACTGTTCCCAGGAGGGGGGgtttcctgctgccactgggagcCCTCCACACAAGAAAGGTCAGAGGTCAGGGACATGATTTAACGCCTCCTCCTCGCTGTGTCTGGCCCCCGAGGAGGCCTCGTGTCTCAGCAATGTTTGGATCGGCCCAGCAGTACCTTTAATCCAAGCTGCATCGCCTGCTTCATGCAGCTCCTCACAGGCGCCTGGGATGCTCAGGTTCCCTCTGTCCTCAGATCTCGGGGGCTCAGTCCCACGTCCTTCTTGCTTAAATCGGATTAAAATGTCAGGGGTGACACTGGGGGAGCCTGTTATGGGAAAAGATGGTTACAATATGTAGAAACGTTACCCCAGAGCCTGTATTATCAGTGCAAGTGAGCTCAGGATTAAGCTGTGTCCATAGACACTGCCACCAGTGCAGCGCTAAGAAAGGAGGGTGCTGCTGGGCTGATCATCATCAGAAATCCCTTCAAAGAGAATCCTGATCATTTTAACACCGAGGTGGGTGACTTTATTCCTCAGGATCTATAAAATAATCTGCTGTTGTTACTGCTATTGCAAAAACATGCTGAACATTTCTACCTCAAAGAGTATTTTTGATAAAACCAGATGTTTTTTCATCCAGCTGCCAGATTTCAGAAATCTGACTCTCCCTGGCTCCTCCGCTTCATTATAATTATACGATGCAGGGCGGGAGATGTCACTAGAAGGCACCAAAGCCAAGGAATTCTTAGACAGGAGGGCGAGGGAAGGTGGAAAGGAGACTCCTGGAGAAGAGGACAGGATATGAAGATGACGGAGGAATGGGCAGAGGAAACGTGAgagaatatttctttactgacaggggggtggatgcctggagtcCCCTCCtgacagaggcagcagcagcttgcAACCAATCAGCAAATTTACACAGATTTAGGACGGACACAGAGGGCGGTGGTAAAGGCAGGTGGGGAGCAACGGGTACAAGAAACGAGGGAGGGGCCTGTGTGTTAGCTCAGTCGTATGGAAAtccagagggaagaggaggggagaatacAAGGCGAGGGCAGGGAGTGATACTTGCCTATCACAGGAGGGTGAATCCCTTCAGTCGTCTCTGATTCAGGAGGATCCAGGAAGGGCAGATCTGCCTCTTGTTTGACGCTCAATGAGAACACAGACGTTACAATCGGAAGGCCTGGGATGAGAAAACAAACGAGTCTAGGAGGGGTCACCCAGGACCTGCTAATATTATATTAGGAAATGGATTGGAAGTCTCCAAATGTTTGATGTTAATGCCCCATCTCCTGTGATCTGAAAATgcagagccctttaaatccagaacatTTACTTACTGATGCTGGGGTCCTTCAtggtttctttcccctccagctcccagtgctgagggaaatatttctcatcttccttcttAATCTTGAATACAACATCAGGATTAAGAATTGAATAACCTGTCAATAAAGATAAGAACATTACTTATAAATTGTacttcaacatatatctcttacCATTATGTCACCTACTGGCTGGTCTGGGCATCACAcattatatatacgctgacgatatccaattaatactacccattgacgacacaatcgaaaaaacattaaaaatagcaaatatgtatctagatatcatcaaacaactactaaactaaatggagctagtaattaatattgagaaaacagaatttatacatttagaacgaaaaaacaAGGAGATCGTTCAAAACCCAAATttactcaataacaaccaaaaaatagataTAGCAGacaaagtacggaacctaggtgtaataattgacacggaactaagcttaaaacaacacatatctttaaaagtaagggaaggatacgctaaactcatggtgcttagaagacttaaacctcttctaacaaccgccaacttccgatcagtactacaagcgctGATTTTTGCAAgtactgattactgtaacgccctcctgcTAGGCCTACCATACACTTCGCTAAGATCACTccagatattacaaaacacagctgctagaatctTACCCGacaaaagcaaaagagatcacatcacagaaaccctggcagaattacactggctacccattgaacaaagaattcagtacaaaacactctgcaccatacacaaattaatacataatgaaaaagcagactggctgaacacagcccttcacgtacacgtccCAAATAGAAACATGAGATCAGCCAGCAAAGCACTTCTCACTATTCCATCAATCAAagcagcaagactaacccaagtgagagagagagcactatccttagcgGTACCCATACTATGGAGGGCCATGCCCACGGAGTTAAGACCTCAAAGtaacaacaaaacctttagaaaaaagtttaaaacctggctctttaaacgaGCTTAtcaaaaggagaaagaagaatagTACCCAGGGGCAAGCAgcttcaaacaaacaaacaactgaacatcaaacacataaccaaaatcaatgtgTGTCTAATTTTTAGTTAGCTTAAGTTTAGCAATAAAGGCTAATCTCGTATCCTAAACTGATACAATGAGAATTGGACCTGattcattacacttaccaattattattatttacaaactatgttaccgaccctTAATGGCACCCATGTAACTTAAGATACTTTAGCCTCattttttatgtgccttgatgtaaaccgttgtgacggtccccaccaaacgacggtatagaaaaatgttaaaataaataaataaaataaatacttgtgCAGGCCTTGGAGTTTTATCTGTTCACTGTTCTGATgcagacgtgtgtgtgtgtgtgtgtgtgtgtgtgtgtgtctgtgtctgtctgtctgtgtgtgtgtgtgtgtgtctgggtgtgtgtctgtctatgtgtgtctgtctatgtgtgtgtgtgtgtgtgtgtgtgtgtctgagtgtgtggctgtctgtctgtctatgtgtgtgtgtgtctgggtgtgtgtctgtctatgtgtgtctgtgtgtgtctgtctgtctatgtgtgtgtctgagtgtgtggctgtctgtctgtctatgtgtgtgtgtgtgtgtgtgtctgggtgtgtctatgtgtgtctctgggtgtgtgtgtgtctgggtgtgtgtgtgtctgtctgtctatgtgtgtgtgtgtgtgtgtgtgtgtgtatgtgtgtctctgtatgtgtgtgtctgtgtctgtctgtctgtctatgtgtgtctctgggtgggtgtgtgtctgtctgtctgtctatatgtgtgtgtgtgtgtgtgtgtctgtgtctgtctgtctgtctatgtgtgtctctgggtgggtgtgtgtctgtctgtctgtctatgtgtgtgtgtctgagtgtgtgcCCGCGCTCGCATCTTTGGGTATTTGTGTGACAGAGCTTGGTGAGAAGAGACACTTGCAGGCTAGCACGTGATTAAGGTTAAACCTTGGAGGGTTTCTGGTGCAGTCATTTCTATTCCTGACCCTCCTAGCTGGAGGCATTGCAGGTGCCAGTGCTCTCTGCCAGCCTGTGCCCTCCTGGAGAAGGGCTGCCCAGCTTCATATCAGGAGTGTCTGAGAAACAGTTTTCTTTGTATCCCAGGACTTGGGGTTTCCTATCTAGATgccagtgagagggagagagaggatattTGATCTGTGAAATATATAAAATGgtgccaaaaaaaaatatatagaatatttgaattttcttttcttcattgtTTACAAAGCATATTTTAATAGAAAGTCATTGTTACTACAATCTATGATATATAAACATCCCCACAAGCCCGAGTGCTaccccagccacacacacagacaccgcCC from Rhinatrema bivittatum unplaced genomic scaffold, aRhiBiv1.1, whole genome shotgun sequence includes these protein-coding regions:
- the LOC115081793 gene encoding zinc finger protein 708-like isoform X1: MCALVSDPASVTFRDVAAYFWEVEWDILGEWQKELYKKVIKEIHGVLMSRGYSILNPDVVFKIKKEDEKYFPQHWELEGKETMKDPSISLPIVTSVFSLSVKQEADLPFLDPPESETTEGIHPPVIGSPSVTPDILIRFKQEGRGTEPPRSEDRGNLSIPGACEELHEAGDAAWIKAGSQGPSPDPTAEILRMGGEETETKSEDGLSNNSERQRMCDGQQTEEWKERDPSRDSLAPSAEFPGGISRVTSPRGKEVVQKGASPYACSERGRNFNLCPSLVETQRLSEGETPFQSADTSENFTTNSQSVKQQEIFECGNKFPERTSHTFIQQYQKKEKTTFTGSEEEVRTPMNTKLTTHAKDHLQKKPLKCTQCEQCFFFQAEMEAHVRIHSGERPFQCPECEERFTEKSNLREHKKIHRQDQPCKCSQCEKCKVHQRNPKREKSFIWAECDKDLCQKCSLGKHTNIHTGTKPCKCSECNKCFAKQSSHKNHTTIHTGEKPFKCSECNKCFAKKSSLKNHTTIHTGEKQFKCSECDKCFAQMSDLKNHKRMHTGEKQFKCSECDKCFAQMSHLNVHKRMHTGEKPFKCSECDKGFALMSNLNVHKRMHTGEKRFKCSECDKCFAHISTLKNHKTMHTGEKPFKCSECDKGFALMSNLNVHKRIHTGEKPFKCSECEKCFAQLSTLKSHKTVHTREKPFKCSECDKCFAQMSDLKNHKRMHTGEKQFKCSECDKCFAQMSNLNVHKRMHTGEKPFKCSECDKCFAHLSTLKNHKRMHTGEKPFKCSECDRCFSQMLLLKRHETVHTGEKPFKCSECDKCFTQLCHLKNHKTIHTGEKP
- the LOC115081793 gene encoding zinc finger protein 708-like isoform X3 is translated as MCALVSDPASVTFRDVAAYFWEVEWDILGEWQKELYKKVIKEIHGVLMSRGYSILNPDVVFKIKKEDEKYFPQHWELEGKETMKDPSISLPIVTSVFSLSVKQEADLPFLDPPESETTEGIHPPVIGSPSVTPDILIRFKQEGRGTEPPRSEDRGNLSIPGACEELHEAGDAAWIKAGSQGPSPDPTAEILRMGGEETETKSDGLSNNSERQRMCDGQQTEEWKERDPSRDSLAPSAEFPGGISRVTSPRGKEVVQKGASPYACSERGRNFNLCPSLVETQRLSEGETPFQSADTSENFTTNSQSVKQQEIFECGNKFPERTSHTFIQQYQKKEKTTFTGSEEEVRTPMNTKLTTHAKDHLQKKPLKCTQCEQCFFFQAEMEAHVRIHSGERPFQCPECEERFTEKSNLREHKKIHRQDQPCKCSQCEKCKVHQRNPKREKSFIWAECDKDLCQKCSLGKHTNIHTGTKPCKCSECNKCFAKQSSHKNHTTIHTGEKPFKCSECNKCFAKKSSLKNHTTIHTGEKQFKCSECDKCFAQMSDLKNHKRMHTGEKQFKCSECDKCFAQMSHLNVHKRMHTGEKPFKCSECDKGFALMSNLNVHKRMHTGEKRFKCSECDKCFAHISTLKNHKTMHTGEKPFKCSECDKGFALMSNLNVHKRIHTGEKPFKCSECEKCFAQLSTLKSHKTVHTREKPFKCSECDKCFAQMSDLKNHKRMHTGEKQFKCSECDKCFAQMSNLNVHKRMHTGEKPFKCSECDKCFAHLSTLKNHKRMHTGEKPFKCSECDRCFSQMLLLKRHETVHTGEKPFKCSECDKCFTQLCHLKNHKTIHTGEKP
- the LOC115081793 gene encoding zinc finger protein 708-like isoform X4, with amino-acid sequence MCALVSDPASVTFRDVAAYFWEVEWDILGEWQKELYKKVIKEIHGVLMSRGYSILNPDVVFKIKKEDEKYFPQHWELEGKETMKDPSISSPSVTPDILIRFKQEGRGTEPPRSEDRGNLSIPGACEELHEAGDAAWIKAGSQGPSPDPTAEILRMGGEETETKSEDGLSNNSERQRMCDGQQTEEWKERDPSRDSLAPSAEFPGGISRVTSPRGKEVVQKGASPYACSERGRNFNLCPSLVETQRLSEGETPFQSADTSENFTTNSQSVKQQEIFECGNKFPERTSHTFIQQYQKKEKTTFTGSEEEVRTPMNTKLTTHAKDHLQKKPLKCTQCEQCFFFQAEMEAHVRIHSGERPFQCPECEERFTEKSNLREHKKIHRQDQPCKCSQCEKCKVHQRNPKREKSFIWAECDKDLCQKCSLGKHTNIHTGTKPCKCSECNKCFAKQSSHKNHTTIHTGEKPFKCSECNKCFAKKSSLKNHTTIHTGEKQFKCSECDKCFAQMSDLKNHKRMHTGEKQFKCSECDKCFAQMSHLNVHKRMHTGEKPFKCSECDKGFALMSNLNVHKRMHTGEKRFKCSECDKCFAHISTLKNHKTMHTGEKPFKCSECDKGFALMSNLNVHKRIHTGEKPFKCSECEKCFAQLSTLKSHKTVHTREKPFKCSECDKCFAQMSDLKNHKRMHTGEKQFKCSECDKCFAQMSNLNVHKRMHTGEKPFKCSECDKCFAHLSTLKNHKRMHTGEKPFKCSECDRCFSQMLLLKRHETVHTGEKPFKCSECDKCFTQLCHLKNHKTIHTGEKP
- the LOC115081793 gene encoding zinc finger protein 708-like isoform X2; the encoded protein is MCALVSDPASVTFRDVAAYFWEVEWDILGEWQKELYKKVIKEIHGVLMSRGYSILNPDVVFKIKKEDEKYFPQHWELEGKETMKDPSISLPIVTSVFSLSVKQEADLPFLDPPESETTEGIHPPVIGSPSVTPDILIRFKQEGRGTEPPRSEDRGNLSIPGACEELHEAGDAAWIKGSQGPSPDPTAEILRMGGEETETKSEDGLSNNSERQRMCDGQQTEEWKERDPSRDSLAPSAEFPGGISRVTSPRGKEVVQKGASPYACSERGRNFNLCPSLVETQRLSEGETPFQSADTSENFTTNSQSVKQQEIFECGNKFPERTSHTFIQQYQKKEKTTFTGSEEEVRTPMNTKLTTHAKDHLQKKPLKCTQCEQCFFFQAEMEAHVRIHSGERPFQCPECEERFTEKSNLREHKKIHRQDQPCKCSQCEKCKVHQRNPKREKSFIWAECDKDLCQKCSLGKHTNIHTGTKPCKCSECNKCFAKQSSHKNHTTIHTGEKPFKCSECNKCFAKKSSLKNHTTIHTGEKQFKCSECDKCFAQMSDLKNHKRMHTGEKQFKCSECDKCFAQMSHLNVHKRMHTGEKPFKCSECDKGFALMSNLNVHKRMHTGEKRFKCSECDKCFAHISTLKNHKTMHTGEKPFKCSECDKGFALMSNLNVHKRIHTGEKPFKCSECEKCFAQLSTLKSHKTVHTREKPFKCSECDKCFAQMSDLKNHKRMHTGEKQFKCSECDKCFAQMSNLNVHKRMHTGEKPFKCSECDKCFAHLSTLKNHKRMHTGEKPFKCSECDRCFSQMLLLKRHETVHTGEKPFKCSECDKCFTQLCHLKNHKTIHTGEKP